Below is a window of Kiritimatiellia bacterium DNA.
TGGAAGTATTTCAAATCCAAAGCTTAATTCCACACCTGATGCAGATCTTCTCGAGTGAACCGGTTCGCTCCGACTTTAAATTCCAGCACAAAAGCGATATGCTGGCAGAGGATAACGGCATCGATTCTCCGCCCATCCGGGGAATGATGAATTCGAGGAAAAGTCCTCCCTCCAAACCTGAGAGCGTTTTTTTCAGAATTCGAATCGTATCCAGGCATGCGTAGCGCTGAGGCAGATCGACAGAGGTTTCACAATGTTCCGCAAGTTGGCCTAAATGCGGTGAGGATTCGAATGCAAAAATGAGGCGATCGAATCGGCATACTGGGCTCGTTGCAGAAGCGGAATGACCGACCGTCAAGGGTTGCCAGACGTCTACGTGTCGAGAATCGTGAAGACCTGCAACCCCGATTCGAAGAACTGCTCCTTCCTGCTCATAGTTCGCTGAACCTCGCTCTTGACGAACGTAAGACGGATGCACGAAATGAGATCCGTGATTACCGCCGTCCGATTCGATTTTGAGCGGAAGATCGAGAGTTCCATTCCGCTTGGATCTCTGACTGACGCGATTCGCGATGGCTATTTCTGTTGGATCGACATCGACGGCTCGTCGGCGTCTGACCACGAGGAGGCGGCTCGAAAGACGGATGAACTGCTGCAATTGCTCCATGTGAACGAGATGGCGCGGCGCGAGGTGATCGGGCCTGACAGGGAAGGCCGCTATGATGTCTATGAGGACTGCCTCCATTTCGCCGTCACCGAAGGTTCGATCTGCGACGGCCGCCTTCGCACGGCGCACCTGGATGTCCTGGTGAGCGGGTCATTCCTCGTGACCTATCGGCGGAAGCCGGTCGAGCTGATCGGGCGAATCCGCCGGACCTACCGCGAGGATTTCATCAAATTTGCCAAAACCCCCGGCTTTTTGATTTATGAGCTGGCTGACCACCTGACGGAGATGTATCGGCGGGCGCTTCAGGCGCTGGCCGAAGAAGTCGAGCGCGTCCAGATTGAGTTGTACGGCGAGGTGGATGACTCCATCTTCAAGCGGGTGTCCACGACAATGACCGATTTGTTGGCGCTCCGAAAGGTGGTTACCGCGTCCCGCGAGTTGTTTCATGAACTGGCGACTCGCCGATCTCCGTTCGTGAGCGAAACCACGCAACCGTTCCTCGAAAATATTGCCGGGACCCTGGAGCGGTTGAGCGAAGACCTGCGCACGGAACGCGAGGTCCTCAATGAAATGTTGAACCTCTATATGGGCATGGTCAGCCATCGGACGAACAAGGTCATCAACCGGCTGACGGTGATCAGCGCGATCTTCCTGCCGCTGTCCTTCATTTGCGGGGTGTATGGGGTGAACCTGAAGGGCGTGCCGGAATTCGAGTGGGAACACGGATATCTGTTCTTTTGGATTCTTGTCCTGTCGATCTCCACGACGCTGCTGATCTACATGCGCAGGAAAAAATGGTTGTGAAAGGCGCCAACGCGATCCGCCCGATGGTCTGGGCGTGGTGCGAGTCCTCCTCGACGTCCGGTCGGCTCGGGCGCGCGCTGCACGGCGGCTTGTTCGCGCTGATCGTTCTGAACGTGGTCGCGGTTGTCGCCGAGTCGATGCCCGAAGTCGCGAATCGCTATCGCGCCTTTTTTAGGGGCTTCGAGACCTTTTCGGTTCTGATCTTTTCCGTCGAGTATGCGGTGCGCCTCTGGGCGTGCACGGCCGACGGCCGATATGCTCATCCGTTGCTGGGCCGCGTGCGGTATGCGTTGTCGCCGATGGCTCTCATTGACCTCGCGGCGATTCTTCCGTTTTATGCCGCGGCGCTGAACGCGGATCTGCGGGTCATGCGGCTGTTGCGTCTGTTGCGCCTCGGGCGGATCGCTAAAATCGGTCGATATTCCGACGCCGCGGCGATCCTGTTCAAGGTTCTTCGCGCGAAGCGGGAGGAGATGATCCTGACCTTTTCGCTGGTGTTTCTGCTGGGGATTTTGTTCGCCACTCTGGCCTTTTACGCCGAACACGAGGCGCAGCCGCGCGCCTTTCGGGACATTCCGCACGCGATGTGGTGGGCCTTTGTTACGATTACGACCGTTGGGTATGGAGATGTGGCGCCCGTTACTCCGCTCGGGAAAATCATCGGAATTTGC
It encodes the following:
- a CDS encoding ion transporter: MKGANAIRPMVWAWCESSSTSGRLGRALHGGLFALIVLNVVAVVAESMPEVANRYRAFFRGFETFSVLIFSVEYAVRLWACTADGRYAHPLLGRVRYALSPMALIDLAAILPFYAAALNADLRVMRLLRLLRLGRIAKIGRYSDAAAILFKVLRAKREEMILTFSLVFLLGILFATLAFYAEHEAQPRAFRDIPHAMWWAFVTITTVGYGDVAPVTPLGKIIGICTAILGILMIALPTGVLGAAFVEELNRSQKKQTRVCPHCGKTLDQESD
- a CDS encoding magnesium transporter CorA family protein, with amino-acid sequence MRSVITAVRFDFERKIESSIPLGSLTDAIRDGYFCWIDIDGSSASDHEEAARKTDELLQLLHVNEMARREVIGPDREGRYDVYEDCLHFAVTEGSICDGRLRTAHLDVLVSGSFLVTYRRKPVELIGRIRRTYREDFIKFAKTPGFLIYELADHLTEMYRRALQALAEEVERVQIELYGEVDDSIFKRVSTTMTDLLALRKVVTASRELFHELATRRSPFVSETTQPFLENIAGTLERLSEDLRTEREVLNEMLNLYMGMVSHRTNKVINRLTVISAIFLPLSFICGVYGVNLKGVPEFEWEHGYLFFWILVLSISTTLLIYMRRKKWL